The DNA region GGCTGGTACACCATCCTGCGCAACGAATACAAGCTGCCCCCCACGTCCAACCTGCTGCGCCTGCTGATCCAGCAATCCAACTGCTTCATCGTGGTCGAGCGCGGCGCCGCCGGCATGTCGGCCATGGACCGTGAACGCCAGCTGATGGGCTCGGGCGAAATGCGCGGCGGCAGCAACTTCGGCCGCGGCCAGATGGTGGCGTCCGACTACGGCCTGTCGCCCGAGATCGTGTTCTCCAACAACGACGCCGGCGGCATCGGCGGCTCGCTGGGCGGCCTGCTGGGCGGGCGCGGCGGCGCGGCCATTGCCGCCATCGGCGGCAGCCTGAAGACGCGCGAAGCCAGCGCCATGCTGACCCTGGTGGACAACCGCTCGGGCGTGCAGGTGTCGGCCTCCGAAGGCAGCGCCTCCAAGAGCGACTTCGCGGGCATGGGCGAGCTGTTCGGCTCCAGCGCCGGCGGCCGCCTGGGCGGCTACCAGAACACCGCGCAGGGCAAGGTGCTGACGGCGGCGTTCATGGACGCATACAACCAGATGGTCGTGGCGCTGCGCAACTACAAGGCGCAAAGCGTGCAGGGCCAGGGCCTGGGCGGCGGCGGCCGGCTGACGGTGGACGGCGCGGCGGCTCCGTCGCAGACGCGCGCGGGCGCGGCCATGTCCACGCGCGAGGCACAAGAGCGCCTGAACGCGCTGGGCTACGACGTGGGCACGCCCGACGGCTCGAGCGGCCCGCGCACGACCAAAGCCCTGCGCGAGTTCCAGAAGGCGCAGGGCATTCCGCAGACGGGCCGCCTGGACACGGCCACGCAGGGCGCGCTGTCGCGCTGAGACCTGCGGGTTCGGCTCAGCGGCCTCGCTGAGCAGCCCCTTTCCTCAAGCGGCCTACGGGCCGCTTTTTGCTGTGTTTCCAGTCAGTGTGTGCATTGGAAACCACGGCGCAAGCCCTAGAGCCCCTTCGTCAGGGACTCCCACAGCCGGCGGGCACGAGATGTGTCGTATTGTTGCGGGTTGTTCAAAAACGTTCCCACAAGGAGCCTGAGATGAAGTTGCGCACCCGAATCCTGCTGCTGTGCAGCGCCACGCTGCTGGGGCTGCTGGTCCTGTCTGCGGTGGCACTGACCACGCAGTACCAGACCATGATGAAGGAGCGCACGAACCAGCTCTCGACCCTGGTCATCCTGGCCCATGCCGCGGCGCAGAAGGCCTACGACCAGGAGAAGGCCGGCCAGCTGTCGCGCGAAGACGCGATGAAGGAGGCCAAGCGGGCCATCGGCGCCTTCCACAAGGGCGACCTGTATTTCTTCGTGCGGGGCTACACCGACG from Paracidovorax wautersii includes:
- a CDS encoding peptidoglycan-binding domain-containing protein, which translates into the protein MTILSNLTATCATSSFLRPARLSVLAAACAAVLLTGCETTNMRMGSADAKTVATGAAGGASAANESTQLEKCSGPLGTVSLVENQDAGWYTILRNEYKLPPTSNLLRLLIQQSNCFIVVERGAAGMSAMDRERQLMGSGEMRGGSNFGRGQMVASDYGLSPEIVFSNNDAGGIGGSLGGLLGGRGGAAIAAIGGSLKTREASAMLTLVDNRSGVQVSASEGSASKSDFAGMGELFGSSAGGRLGGYQNTAQGKVLTAAFMDAYNQMVVALRNYKAQSVQGQGLGGGGRLTVDGAAAPSQTRAGAAMSTREAQERLNALGYDVGTPDGSSGPRTTKALREFQKAQGIPQTGRLDTATQGALSR